A stretch of DNA from Paenibacillus albus:
ATCCAAGTGGTTGGTCGGTTCATCGATCAGCAGGAAATGATTTTCCTTTAAAAATAAGGCCGCTAGCTGCACCTTCGTTTGCTCTCCGTTTGATAACGTGCTATACGGTCGGTACAGTACGTCTTCCGCTACTTTGAGCAGGGAAAGCTCGCGCTCCAGCCGCCAAAGCTCATAATCTGGGTAAATGTCGCTAACGACATCCATAGTCAGATTATCCGGATCATTGACGGAGAAAGGGAAATAATCAAAGCTGACCGGGGACGAGATGGTTCCACTGTATTCCATTTTTCCGAGAAGCAGCTTCATAAACGTCGTTTTGCCGCGACCGTTTCTGCCCGTGAATCCCAGTTTCCAATCGGTGTCGATCTGGAAGCTGACCTTCTCGAAAATGTTGTCATAGCTGCCTTCATACGCAAAGGTCAGGTTGGATACTTGAATCGTTGACATATTTTGTTACCTCCTGTGTTGAAAAATAAATGAGCTGCGAGAAAAGTTACTTTTCTCGCAGCTCATAACACACACAGACCAACCCTAACGAAGGGCTGGAACAGGTATATAAAGAGTAAAAGAATAAGTAACTTTCCTGCGGCCATAAGGAACAAAGCACTGCAAATACAGCTTTGTTTTATCCTCTAATACCGGCAAGAAATATTACATTATTCAATCACTCCTATCGTTAAGATTGGTGCCATCATACCACAGGGCCGAAGGTGTTTCAACCCAATAAGGAGCTAGTCGATCAGGCTGACAATGATGCCAGCTGGATCGGCAGCCTACATAAATCGTCAAATTCCCGACCTAAGCCGGGAAGAACCTCATCTGCGGACGGTGTTTCCTTGGATGGAGTTTCGATATAGTTCTAATAGTAGAAAACACCAGCTTATGCTTCCGATGTTAGTTCTCGCTTACAGGAAGAAGTATCTCAAAAACTCTTAGGGGGATTCACCACATGTCTGAACCCGTGCTTTCGCTTCGCAATTTGACCAAAAGGATCGGCAGACGCAATATTGTCGACAATCTCACATTCGATATCCCCGCAGGGGAAGTATTCGGATTTCTGGGCCCGAACGGCGCAGGCAAAACAACTACCATCCGGATGATCGTCGGATTGATCTCGATGACGAAAGGAGAAGCGATCATCAAAGGCGTCTCCGTCCGCAGCCATTTTGAGCTCGCGATGACCCATGTCGGCGCTATCGTAGAAAATCCGGAAATGTATAAATTTTTGACCGGCTACCAGAACCTTGTTCATTTCGCGCGCCGCCACAATGGCGTCACGAAAGCGCGAATCGACGAGGTCGTTGCGTTGCTCGGTCTGCAGAACCGGATCCACGAGAAAGTGAAACGCTATTCCCTCGGCATGCGCCAGCGGCTGGGCGTCGCTCAAGCGATTCTGCATCGCCCGTCCCTGCTCATTCTCGACGAACCGACGAACGGCCTGGATCCTGCAGGCATCCGCGAGCTGCGGGATTACTTGCGTAAACTGACCAAGGAAGAAGGCATCTCCGTCATCGTCTCTTCTCACCTTCTGTCCGAGATGGAGCTTATGTGCGACCGAGTCGCCATTATTCAGTCCGGTAAGCTCGTGGATATCCGTTCCTTACAGGAAACCCGGGATACCGCGCAATCGAAAATCGTCATTGAGACCGGCGACATGCATGCCGCCCAGCGTCTGCTTGCTTCGGCATTCGATCCTACTTTCTTGACCATGTCTAACGGCCAGCTTGAACTGGCAGCGGAGAAGTCCGTCATCCCGCATATCACGAAGCTGCTCGTCAGCGCCGATATCGACATCCTCGGTATTCATGCCGTTCAGAAATCGCTGGAAGAACAATTCCTCGAAATAACAGGAGGTGAGATGGTTGTCTAGTTTGTCAAAACTCACTCAAAATGAAAACATGAAAATTTACCGTCGGCCTCGCACTTGGCTGATGATCGCTTTCCTCCTCCTCGCCGTCGGGTTGATGAGCTTTCTGCTGAAATGGGATGAAAGAGGGCACGATCAGACCGATTGGAAACAAAACCTGACGCAGCAGAATGTTCACATGCAGAAAGAGCTGCAGGAGAACAAAGATCTGGACGCAGACGATAAAACGCGGATCAATGACTCAATTAAACTAAACGAGTATTATATGGATCACGATCTTGATCCAAGCCAGTTATCGCTCTGGAGCTACGTGAACATTTCCGCAAGCCTCATTATCCTGGTCACGATACTGACGGTCATCATTGCCGCTGACATGATTGCCGCCGAATTCTCATGGGGGACAATCAAGCTGCTGCTCGTTGGCCCTGCATCGCGAACCAAAATTATGCTTAGCAAATACATTGCCACGTTTAGTTTCGCTTTGCTGCTGCTGCTGATTTGCTTCGCGGCTGCCTTTGCTGCGGGAGGCATACTTGAAGGCTTTAATGGGTTGACCCAGCCGCATGTGACGATCTCGGACGGAGTCATTCACGAAGGCTCGATGATCATGAACGCACTGCAGAAATACGCTTACTCCATCGTATCGCTGTTCATGTACGTCACAATGGCTTTCATGATATCATCCGCGTTCCGAAGCTCTTCGATGGCGATAGCCTTCTCGCTTCTGTTCATGCTGGTCGGCAATACGCTTTCCGGGATTCTGCAAGGCTACGAATGGGTCAAATACTTGCTCTTCTCGAACATCGATCTCACTCAGTACCTGGAAGGATCCACACCTCTGCGGCCGGAGATGACCATGTCCTTCTCCATCCTGATGCTGCTTGCTTATTATGTGGTATTCCAGTTGCTGGCATGGCTTCTGTTCACGAAGCGCGACGTGGCCGCTTAATGTTGAAACGGGACTGTCCCCTAAGTCATCTTGATGACGATGGGCAGTCCCGTTTTTTTGTGTGATTGGAGGCTCAGTTCTATCGATGTTGTTCATATTGATTAAACCTTGTTATCACCCGTAACTGGGTAATTTCTTCTTCTGTAAGGGGAAGAGCTTCAGATGCACCAACGTTGTCTAATAATTGTTGTAAAGAGCTTGCCCCAGGGATGGTCACTGCTACCGAAGGATGTGATAAGGCATATCGAATAGCAAGCTGACTTATGTTCCGATTGCTTAAATTGGCAATTTCTTGAAATTTAGAATGCAGTGAGCGGAGTGATTCGGCTGTATAATCCAAATATCCATTCAGAAGTCGATCTTGTCCTTCAGCCGACAGAATTCCTTTCGCCACTGGACCTCGAGCTATCATACTTACTTTATGCTCGGCCATCCAAGGTAGAATGGATTCTTCAGGCCGCCGGTCTAACATGCTATATTGACTCATAACACTAACAATCGATGAGCGGCATGTATATTCGCGAATCACATTCGGCCGAATTGAAGAGATGCCATAAAAGCGAATAACGCCTTCCCGCTTCAATTGTTCAAAGGCTTCAATTGTCTCCTCGATGGGATCATCCATCGTACCACCGTGCAATTGATATAAATCAATATAGTCGGTACGAAGCCGCTTCAAGCTCCCTTTCACTGCTTCGAGTATATAGGCTTTGGAAGCATCCCATACCCAGCCATCTCGTCCAGGAAGCCGGCGGTTCCCTACTTTCGTGGCTAGAATAACGTCTTCCCGGCGCCGCCCCTGAATAGCTGCACCTACGATTTCTTCATTCAATCCCTCATCGTACAAATCTGCTGTATCTAAAAAATTCACGCCGCATTCTAGTGCTGCATGAATAATCTCGCTTGCCTTTTTTTGATCTGTTCCTATCGACATGCATCCTAAACCAACCTCACCAACTATAAGCTCAGAATTGCCTAATCGATTCTGTTTCATAGTTTCAATACCTCCACATCAAATAATCGTTTCATACAGTCCGTTTAGCGCTGTCTGCGCAGCTCGAGTTATTGTTTTACAAGGTGCTTCGTGTATGGTTCTAGCAAGAACATCAGTTGCTCAGTCGCTTCCTGCGCACTGCAGGGTATAGAATTATGGACCCACCATTCCAATACTCCAATTAGCCCAGAAGTCAAAAAATGAGTGGTTACGCCATGTGATAACTTGCTGTTTTCTGACTTTACAACGACCACTTCGGTTACTGTTTCGGCGATGGTTGCATATAAGCGGTTGCGGAAAAATCCAACACCCTCATTGCTGAGAAGCAGCTTGTAGATTGCAAAGTTTTCCTCCAAATATTCAAATAGGCTTTGAAACGCTCTTGCGTCTAAACGGGTGTCAGTACTATTGGCACAGTAATGCAGCAGCAGCTCAACATAGGCTTCAATGCATTTGTCAAGCAAGTCGAATTTGTCCACGTAATGCAGATAGACAGTCCCTCGGTTTATGTTTGCGCGGTCAGCAATGTCATTAATGGTTATTTTCTCAAATCCTTTTTCAGCCAAAAGGTCGATGAAGGCCTTCATAATCGATTGCCTTGTTTTTTGTATTCTTCTATCCACAGAGGTCCCCTCCAGATATCCAACAAATTAGCGCTATGTGTTGAGTTCTCAACAGTTCGAACAAATGCAACTATTGAAACTGTCTATTCAAATCAGTACGCTAAAAATATCAAACATCTGATTATAAATCAACATTTGTTCATTAAAGGGGATTGTTATGAAAATACTTTTTTTTGGTCGCGGTGCTATAGGGACAATGTACGCTTGGGCGTTCGAAAATGCAGGCCATACCGTTGAGTTTTATGTGCGTGAAGGTAGAAAAGTGCAATATGGCTCACACGTAAACTTAGAGTTATGGGATACAAGGCGGAGCAAAAAAGACCGGATAGTCAAAGAAAAATGGCCTATTGTCATACAGGAGGAAATACAGGAGAATCACGACTATGACCTGATATTTATAAGTGTGAACCCCGAGCAAGTATCAAGTGTTGTCAAATACCTTGCGCCTCGAGTCGGAAACGCAACAGTTCTGTTCTTCAATAATTATTGGCAAGATCCTCAATTAGCTGTTCATCCAATTCCGGCCAGTCAAATGGTATATGGCTTTCCCGGTGGCGGCGGTGGATATGAAGGAAACACGCTTTACGGTGGGATGTACAAGACCGTTCAGTTTGGAACATATGAATCCGAGCCTACCCCAAGAGATTTAACGGTTCGCAAGCTTTTTGCCGAGGCAGGCTTCAAGATAACGGTTCAAAAGGATATTCAAAGTTGGCTAAGGAATCACTACGCATTTAACGTTGCTATGGAAATCGAAGTATTAAAACGTGGAAGTTTTGCAAAAGTAGTCTCTTCACCCGAGGCGCTCACTGGATTAAGTCGTAATCTGAAAGAAATGATCCCTGTTCTGAAAGCGAAGGGCTCAAAACTTGATGTTATGACAAAGGTGGTAAGCGCCTTGCCATCGAGAGTTGTTGGATTTCTTCTAAGTCACGTTGTTTTTTCACCTAAAGGCATGCCCTATGCACTTGTGGAGCATAACCACTATAAAGTGGGTTATGCCGTACAGGAGGTTATATCCGAAGCCAGAAAGCACGGAATAAATGCGCCGAGGCTTTACGCTGTAGAACACCTAATCGCGAAATAGCCATTTCAAAGACAGCGGTCCCCCGTGGTACTTCACGGGGGACTGCGACTAAATCGATGCATCCTTCACTTCTACGGACAGCAGCTTGCCGTCTGCCTTAGATTCCTTGTACGTGATGTCGTACATACCTTGCGGGAACGAGATGGCAAACCGATAAACGCCGATTTTGTCGTCGCTTTGGTCGGTCAGTTCATGGGCTTCGTAGCCCAACTGAACGCCTGCCCGCGTCAGCAGCTTAAGTGTCTCCTGCAAGCTAGCCCCTTCATACCTGCCGCGAAGATCCTCCGTCCATGCCTTTTCGTCACGATCGGGAGTCTTCACTTGAACGCCTGCTCGCCGCAACGACTCAAGTATCTCGACGACCATCCGCCCGTCTCCTTCCTGCATCGCGCATGCGAGCGCAGTGTATGCCCGATTAAATGACTGCAGGTAATTCAGTCTGTTTTTGGCTGAAGAGAAGTCGAATAGCTGCTCATTGTTCTGCTTAGCAGAGAACCAATACGTGTGAAAATCGTTCGGATTCACCTGGCTCGTTCCCGTCAGCAGATACTTCCCGTCGTGCGAAACGCGGAACACTTGCGAGCTGTCAAACCGCGTCGGATACTGCAGCACGTAAATTTGGTTGCCATCCCCGCTAATCATCATCTGGACCGATAGAGGGTCATGGGGATGCTCGCTTGCCGGCAGGATGGAAGCAGAGCCGTTGATGCTGGAATAATAGACGCTGCCGTCATCGGCCGTCTCTCGCACAAGCCGATACATCAGTCTGCTCGTATACGTGACCGGCTCTACGCTGATCATCGTTGTATTTCCGCTGACCGTGCGGACTTCTCGATTGATTTGCCACGTAATGTCGGCTACTCCCCTAAGGTCGGCCGGCCTTCGTTTGCCGGACAAGTCCGGGAGCTTGATGGATATCCGGTAATCCTCCATCTTCCATTCGTAAGCTGTATATCTCTGCTCTGACGAATAGAAGACATCGGAGAAATTGGCATTATAAGAAATGCCTTCAAGCCGCTGTTTGCTGCCGAGTTGAAAAGCGCTTAAGTGCCGGCCCGAAGCCGCGAAAATCCCCGAACCGACAAGGATGGGTACCAACAGCAGAATGACGACTTTCGATAAACCACTCATTTGAACCTCTTGAAATAGCGGCTCCGGAACCGTTTTCCGATCCAGCTTCAGACCAGTTGCCAAATTCCTCATTAGTGCTCCGATTAGCAATGTGCCTACGCAAGCGTAAGCAAGCAGAGGAACCGCATAGCCCCAAGGCGGTGCCGATGCTTTGAACGCACTTATAATTCCCGTGCACAGAAAGGCTAGCAGCGCTAAGGGGAATAACCTTCCGAAATTGCGGCGAAACAAGCGAGGCGCTCTCGACAAGGCTTCGTCGCAGCTGCATTCTTGAAGAACAATAAGATATGGCGTAAGCGAATATACGAATAATACGATAATGAGTAGAAGTCCAAACGGGATGAATACAGCGGTTAGGTAAATCGTCAACACGCCGAGCACGGTTTGAAAAACCGTCCATTTAAGCATGTCTTTGAAATACCTGCGGCCGCATGCGAACAAAGGAAGCTTTTTAGCATTCCAAGCCCATCCTTTCAGCCCGCCGAGATACATCCCCCTTACAAAGCTCTGCAAGGCCAGTATGGCTGCCGAAACAACAAAACCTCCAATGCCCCACGACTGCCCTCCCTGCTTAAGGTACGTGTACGGCACCTTCAAGTCCGCAAGAGACGGCATGTATAGTGGAATTGTGGCATTGAAACCGGTAGACTGAACGACATTGCCAGAAGCCGTCGATACCGAAGGTTGCATATAGGGAAATACGGTAAAGCCGAAATAAATGCCAAGCCCTACTAACGCCGTAACGAGAACTTCAAACGCCAGCAGCAAAACAATCAAACGCGCATATGTCATCGATGCCTCCACTTCATCACTCACAGATTTAGAATATTATTCCAGTATTTAGACGCGCCTGAGCCTGAAAGGTTGCGCTTAAGTAGATTTTCAAACGGAAAACAAAGCTGCCGAATAATTCTAATGGGATGAAGGTAAATCTAAAACGGATGTATAGGAACTTGCCAAAGCTGATTTGTAATCTAGTATACAGACCTTTCCGAGGGTTCCCGATATAATTTGAAGTGTTCCCGGGAAACGAAAATTAGAAAATGAACTTTAAGGAGTAATTATAATGAACACAAAAGAACAGAGTGTAATTATTGCACGCTTTCAATTAAAGCCTAACTCAGACAAACAAGCATTTTTTGATAATCTAAAGCCATTGTTTGATACCATGTCCAAAGAACCGACATTTGTTAATGGGATTGTTCATGAGAATGTCGACAATCCGGATGAAATCGTATTCTATGAAATTTGGAATTGTTCGAAAGAGACTTGGCTGGCAGAAGAGGAAACGAAGGCTTACCGTCAAGGTCCCTATACGAAGGCAGCAGAGTTTTTACTGGGAAGAGAGCTTAGCTTCTACACACCGACTGCTGAGTGGGGAACTACGATTACTGTAGGCAAGCATTTTTCTTGAAACAAAGAAAACTAAATAACGAATAAAATCCCCTCCAGTTCATATTGAGTTTACAAGGAACTCATTATGAACTGGAGGGGATATTTCTAATAGCTCGTTCCCTGAGCTAAGTGATGATCATCCTCACTGCGAACAGCAGCAGAGTGCCGCACATGATGCGAATCAGCAGTACGCTGCCGATACGTCGCGAGATTCTTGCGCCGATCCAGCCATCGAGGTTGCCGTAGCCATATGCGGCGGGAAGCGGAACAAAAGCAGCATCGTAGGAATGAGCAAAATACCACCACCAATGCCGAGCAATCCGGCAATTAAGCCAACACACCCCGCCAATTAACAGTGCGGGCAACGCGTTATAACCGTATTCTTGCTCCACGCCAGCGGCATCTCTGTATTTTCGCACATAGCGCCAGTTCCCTTTATAAGGTTTGATTCGATTTCATTTCTTTCAATGCTTTTTCTATATGAATCATGATTGTTTTTCTGCTGGTTAGGAGTATTCCTTCATTGGATAGTTCCTGTAAGGTAAGCGACACTGCTTCTCTTGTAGCACCAATCATATTAGCTAATTCTTGATGTGTCAGCGGTAAATCAATTTTCAGGTATCCATCTTCTTCAACTCCAAATTTATGGGAAAGTCTGTCGAGAAAGTATAGTACTTTGCCTCGAAGATCTCTAAAAATCAGTTTTTCAACTAATTCATCCTGAAGTCGCAATCGCCTGCTTATTTCGGATAAGAATGGAAAAGAAAGCTCTGGATATTTCGTTAAAAGAAGTCCGAATTGTTCATTCGGCATTCTATAGAACATCGTTTCTTCCATCGTTTCCACATAAGTTCCTTTATTGCCTAAAGAGAACGATTCAACTTCGCCGAACACTCCCCCATCGTCAAGAATGCATACGGTATATTCTTTACCGGCTGAATTGGTTTTATAGAATCTTACTTTACCAGAAACGATGAAAAACAAACCATTTTTCTCATGATCAGGCGTTTGGATGATGTGCTTTTTCGGCTTCGTAATTAGATTTGAATCGTTCATGCCCTGATTCATCTCATCAATTATCTCCCCCGAAAGAGATTCAAATAACTTAATTTGCGACATACTGAATTTGGCTTCCATATGCTCCATTACCACATTTCTCCGTTCCTACTCTAGGAAATTAGAAGGTAAATAGCGGATATCGCCACTGCTGCCGATACTTAAAACTCTATCGGTCTCATTGTAATGAAGGTCGCCATCTCCCGAATAAAACCACGTTTTCTGCTGAAGCCCATTCTCAAGCTCGTCAAAAATAAACACATTCAGTTCTTGTCTCCACTTTAGCAGCTCAGCGATTTCCATTTCCATTCCGACTGGAAGATAGACGGTTATCAGCTTTCTGCCGTTATCTTGAGCCTTCACTTCGAATTGAATTCGCGGATCAGTGTCTGTGTCTACGAACGTCCGTCCCCCTACAGCATGCTTGATCAAAAATCTGGCCATTATGGCTCCTCCTTAATCCTTAAGGCAAGTCAATCAACATAAAGAACGTTTCATCTGCTTCTTGTACGCCTTCAAGCTTCAGCACCGTTTCATTCTCGATGCGAGCGGAATCCCGTCTGGACAGCAGCGAACTTGCATCGTTTGTGCCTGTTACCTCTAACCGTCCTTCAATGACGAACACAAACACCTTTCTTCCTGGTTGTTGTTTAAATGTCACCGTTGAGCCAGCTGTCAGTTTACTTAGATAAACAGTCATATCCTGATGCAATTTGGTGACCGAATGTTCGACCGAGTCGTTTGAAGCGATTGGCAGCAATCGACCGGGAAGCGAATTCGGATCATAATTCGTTGTCTCATAAGACGGAGCTAACCCTCTTCTCTCTGGCTCGAACCAGAGCTGAAGCAGCGTGACATCTTCGGTATCTGAAGGATTATGTTCGGTATGCACCACTCCTGTACCCGCAGACATTCGCTGCACCCCGCCAAATTTCGTGACCATCACGTTTCCTAAGCTGTCCTCGTGACGGAGCGCTCCATCTAGAACAATGGAGAGGATCTCCATGTCGCTGTGCGGATGTGCGCCAAAACCACGACTTGGAGCAATCGTATCATCGTTCATGACGCGCAATGGGCCAAACGCAGTATTCTTCTCATCAAAGTAACTACCGAATGAAAAGCTATGGCTGCCTTTCAGCCACCCCAAATCGAAGGAGTGTCTCGACTCTGCCGGGTACACGTTAATCATATCGCTCTCTCCTTATGTCTATATTTTGATCAGTCCATCTTAGCGCAGCATGCGAAAAATTTCTGTAATCTAACTTACAGATGTTCAATCCTTGAATGGATGTTTAGCGCGGAATCATTTGAAATAGATCATTCAAGGATTCGCTCATCGAAGGATGCGTGAAAATATGATCCCTTAAGAACGTATAGGGTTGACCCGTTACCATTGCGATATGAACGATATTTATCATCTCGTGAGATTCAGTACAAAACAACGTACAGCCTAGAATTCGATCCGTTTGTGCATCGACGACCGCTTTTAACAATCCTTCCGTTTCTTCGCTCAATTTGGCTCGAGGTATGGCTGCGGCAGGCAAGAGTGCAACCTTTACTTCATATCCAGCAGCAATAGCTTCTTGTTCCGTTAATCCTACACGAGACATCGGCGGGTCGATGAAGACGGAATAAGGAACCGGCTGGCGATCTTGGGTTGTCCGACGTTTGTTTCCATACAAATGATCCATAATTATTCGGTGGTCATCCAACGAAATATATGTGAATTGTGGCCCTCCTACAACATCACCCATCGCAAAGATGTGAGGAACCGTTGTTTGCAACTGCTCGTTCACTTGCACTGCGCCTCGGTCGGTAATCGCTATACCTGCTTTCGAGAGTTGTAAGTCATCTGTATTCGGTTTTCTACCCGTTGCAACCAAGATAACATCCGTTGTTTCTTGCCGCTTCTGATCAGCTTCTACATATGTAACGATTGCGCCATGTTCCGAATCTCTCACGGATTCAATGATTGTGTTGTTATGGAATATGACTCCTTTTCTCTCTAATGAGCTTCGCACGGCTTGCGCAATATCTCGATCTTCCCTTTCGAGCAAGTCGCGATGCGAATCCAGAACGATAACCTCAGAGCCAAAACCGGCGTACATAGAAGCGAATTCCAATCCGATATATCCGGCACCGATGATAACGATGCGCTTAGGAAGGACCGTTCGTTCCATTAATGAATTACTTGTGTGCACATGTTTACTTTCCTTGATCCCGTCAATATCGGGAATGATGATCGTGGCTCCAGTATTAATGTAGATTTGCTCGCCGTGAAGCATCACAGTGTCGGTCTCCGTTTGTACGAAGATTTCATGCGGGGAAGCAAAAGATGCTTTACCCGTATAGAGTGTAACCGTTTCTTTCTTATCTAGGTTCTCGAAGTTTTTTTGCCGTAAGGCAGCGACCAATTTCATTTTCTTATCAATGGCTGAACGATATTCTGTGGCTTGATCCTCAAAACTCGATAATTTCTTTAATTGAGAAAGCTTAGAATGATGCACCAACGCCTTGGTTGGAATACAGCCGATATTGATACAGGTGCCTCCGTACATCATCTTGGACTGTTCGATCACTGCAACTTTCTTACCTCGATCAGCCAAAGCTGCGGCCAGCGTTTTACCGCCTTTTCCGAAACCAATAATAATTGCCTCGAAATGCTCCACATGAGTCCTCCTCCAACAATCCGTTATCGAGTAATATGACCTCTATCCAATTGCTGCATTCATCATACGTCTGCTGCGGATGTCATACAGAATTGATGTTGATATCAAAAATAAATGTCATTGTAATCTATCTTACAGCTAGCTATCGGGAGTTCGTATTAAACTATGTTTGTAGCTCTGGGGCATTAACGCAGCGCGGCTTCCGATTATGTAATTAATGGCGGCGTACTGAAAAAAGGATAATCTCAAACAAAAAGGAGAATGATTAATATGGG
This window harbors:
- a CDS encoding FAD-dependent oxidoreductase; the protein is MEHFEAIIIGFGKGGKTLAAALADRGKKVAVIEQSKMMYGGTCINIGCIPTKALVHHSKLSQLKKLSSFEDQATEYRSAIDKKMKLVAALRQKNFENLDKKETVTLYTGKASFASPHEIFVQTETDTVMLHGEQIYINTGATIIIPDIDGIKESKHVHTSNSLMERTVLPKRIVIIGAGYIGLEFASMYAGFGSEVIVLDSHRDLLEREDRDIAQAVRSSLERKGVIFHNNTIIESVRDSEHGAIVTYVEADQKRQETTDVILVATGRKPNTDDLQLSKAGIAITDRGAVQVNEQLQTTVPHIFAMGDVVGGPQFTYISLDDHRIIMDHLYGNKRRTTQDRQPVPYSVFIDPPMSRVGLTEQEAIAAGYEVKVALLPAAAIPRAKLSEETEGLLKAVVDAQTDRILGCTLFCTESHEMINIVHIAMVTGQPYTFLRDHIFTHPSMSESLNDLFQMIPR
- a CDS encoding aldo/keto reductase, translated to MKQNRLGNSELIVGEVGLGCMSIGTDQKKASEIIHAALECGVNFLDTADLYDEGLNEEIVGAAIQGRRREDVILATKVGNRRLPGRDGWVWDASKAYILEAVKGSLKRLRTDYIDLYQLHGGTMDDPIEETIEAFEQLKREGVIRFYGISSIRPNVIREYTCRSSIVSVMSQYSMLDRRPEESILPWMAEHKVSMIARGPVAKGILSAEGQDRLLNGYLDYTAESLRSLHSKFQEIANLSNRNISQLAIRYALSHPSVAVTIPGASSLQQLLDNVGASEALPLTEEEITQLRVITRFNQYEQHR
- a CDS encoding TetR/AcrR family transcriptional regulator gives rise to the protein MDRRIQKTRQSIMKAFIDLLAEKGFEKITINDIADRANINRGTVYLHYVDKFDLLDKCIEAYVELLLHYCANSTDTRLDARAFQSLFEYLEENFAIYKLLLSNEGVGFFRNRLYATIAETVTEVVVVKSENSKLSHGVTTHFLTSGLIGVLEWWVHNSIPCSAQEATEQLMFLLEPYTKHLVKQ
- a CDS encoding pirin family protein, translated to MINVYPAESRHSFDLGWLKGSHSFSFGSYFDEKNTAFGPLRVMNDDTIAPSRGFGAHPHSDMEILSIVLDGALRHEDSLGNVMVTKFGGVQRMSAGTGVVHTEHNPSDTEDVTLLQLWFEPERRGLAPSYETTNYDPNSLPGRLLPIASNDSVEHSVTKLHQDMTVYLSKLTAGSTVTFKQQPGRKVFVFVIEGRLEVTGTNDASSLLSRRDSARIENETVLKLEGVQEADETFFMLIDLP
- a CDS encoding ketopantoate reductase family protein; this encodes MKILFFGRGAIGTMYAWAFENAGHTVEFYVREGRKVQYGSHVNLELWDTRRSKKDRIVKEKWPIVIQEEIQENHDYDLIFISVNPEQVSSVVKYLAPRVGNATVLFFNNYWQDPQLAVHPIPASQMVYGFPGGGGGYEGNTLYGGMYKTVQFGTYESEPTPRDLTVRKLFAEAGFKITVQKDIQSWLRNHYAFNVAMEIEVLKRGSFAKVVSSPEALTGLSRNLKEMIPVLKAKGSKLDVMTKVVSALPSRVVGFLLSHVVFSPKGMPYALVEHNHYKVGYAVQEVISEARKHGINAPRLYAVEHLIAK
- a CDS encoding ABC transporter ATP-binding protein yields the protein MSEPVLSLRNLTKRIGRRNIVDNLTFDIPAGEVFGFLGPNGAGKTTTIRMIVGLISMTKGEAIIKGVSVRSHFELAMTHVGAIVENPEMYKFLTGYQNLVHFARRHNGVTKARIDEVVALLGLQNRIHEKVKRYSLGMRQRLGVAQAILHRPSLLILDEPTNGLDPAGIRELRDYLRKLTKEEGISVIVSSHLLSEMELMCDRVAIIQSGKLVDIRSLQETRDTAQSKIVIETGDMHAAQRLLASAFDPTFLTMSNGQLELAAEKSVIPHITKLLVSADIDILGIHAVQKSLEEQFLEITGGEMVV
- a CDS encoding putative quinol monooxygenase, translated to MNTKEQSVIIARFQLKPNSDKQAFFDNLKPLFDTMSKEPTFVNGIVHENVDNPDEIVFYEIWNCSKETWLAEEETKAYRQGPYTKAAEFLLGRELSFYTPTAEWGTTITVGKHFS
- a CDS encoding ABC transporter permease, with protein sequence MSSLSKLTQNENMKIYRRPRTWLMIAFLLLAVGLMSFLLKWDERGHDQTDWKQNLTQQNVHMQKELQENKDLDADDKTRINDSIKLNEYYMDHDLDPSQLSLWSYVNISASLIILVTILTVIIAADMIAAEFSWGTIKLLLVGPASRTKIMLSKYIATFSFALLLLLICFAAAFAAGGILEGFNGLTQPHVTISDGVIHEGSMIMNALQKYAYSIVSLFMYVTMAFMISSAFRSSSMAIAFSLLFMLVGNTLSGILQGYEWVKYLLFSNIDLTQYLEGSTPLRPEMTMSFSILMLLAYYVVFQLLAWLLFTKRDVAA
- a CDS encoding Crp/Fnr family transcriptional regulator, whose translation is MEHMEAKFSMSQIKLFESLSGEIIDEMNQGMNDSNLITKPKKHIIQTPDHEKNGLFFIVSGKVRFYKTNSAGKEYTVCILDDGGVFGEVESFSLGNKGTYVETMEETMFYRMPNEQFGLLLTKYPELSFPFLSEISRRLRLQDELVEKLIFRDLRGKVLYFLDRLSHKFGVEEDGYLKIDLPLTHQELANMIGATREAVSLTLQELSNEGILLTSRKTIMIHIEKALKEMKSNQTL